From a region of the Umboniibacter marinipuniceus genome:
- a CDS encoding GNAT family N-acetyltransferase: MSEAVTVYYLAIESADFVAVSSQPEGCEIKQSTQSVGALNAFFYRWVGADWGWTDKLELTSEQWQTHAEGCELWIIYDRGTPAGYFELATEKGVTDLQYFGLAPHAVGRGLGKFALEFAIAQGLLRSPKLTVNTCTWDHPAALPNYLARGFKPLYQEVEQRE; encoded by the coding sequence ATGAGTGAAGCCGTAACCGTATACTATCTGGCCATAGAATCTGCGGATTTTGTGGCCGTATCAAGTCAGCCGGAAGGTTGTGAAATCAAGCAAAGCACCCAATCGGTGGGCGCTCTCAACGCCTTCTTCTACCGGTGGGTTGGCGCCGACTGGGGGTGGACAGATAAGTTAGAACTTACATCGGAACAGTGGCAGACACACGCTGAAGGCTGCGAGCTTTGGATTATCTATGATCGGGGCACACCGGCAGGTTATTTTGAGCTAGCCACAGAGAAGGGCGTAACGGATCTGCAATACTTTGGTCTAGCGCCGCACGCTGTTGGTCGTGGCTTGGGGAAATTTGCGCTGGAGTTTGCGATAGCGCAAGGTTTGCTTCGTAGCCCTAAACTCACCGTGAATACGTGTACATGGGATCACCCCGCTGCATTGCCAAACTATCTTGCGCGGGGTTTTAAGCCGCTCTACCAAGAGGTTGAGCAGCGCGAGTAA
- a CDS encoding deoxynucleoside kinase, whose translation MTNDAFTVTSKPLFIAVEGNIGAGKTRLARRLAESLKATELLETANSNPFLNDFYRDPKQFALATQLHFLFARNKINLQVKEGSLFDNRYVSDFLINKELLFASVNLSDHEYQLYQQVYESMAIDSVKPDLVIYLQTTTEHSRRQLRDNHRQIQRLISDDYLDKMNDAYTRFFHFYDQSPLLIINASEIDLDDDQEYEAFFQCLLANRHGRHYYNPIPMAI comes from the coding sequence GTGACTAACGACGCCTTTACCGTAACGTCAAAACCGCTATTCATCGCTGTTGAAGGTAACATCGGAGCCGGAAAAACTCGCTTAGCACGTCGGCTCGCGGAGAGTTTAAAGGCAACGGAGCTATTAGAAACGGCGAATAGCAACCCATTCCTCAATGATTTCTATCGTGATCCAAAGCAATTTGCACTCGCTACTCAGCTGCACTTTTTATTCGCACGAAATAAGATCAATCTCCAAGTCAAAGAGGGAAGCCTCTTCGATAATCGTTATGTCTCGGACTTCCTAATCAATAAAGAACTGCTGTTTGCCTCGGTGAATCTTTCCGATCACGAGTATCAGCTTTATCAACAGGTTTACGAGTCGATGGCCATTGATTCGGTTAAACCGGATTTGGTGATCTATTTACAGACCACGACTGAACATAGTCGTCGTCAGCTGCGTGATAATCATCGTCAAATCCAGCGCCTAATTAGCGACGATTATCTGGATAAAATGAACGATGCCTACACGCGTTTCTTTCATTTCTACGATCAGTCGCCTTTACTTATCATCAATGCCTCTGAGATTGATCTTGATGACGATCAAGAGTACGAGGCGTTTTTCCAGTGTTTGCTGGCGAACCGACATGGCCGCCACTACTACAACCCAATACCGATGGCGATTTAA
- a CDS encoding acetyl-CoA C-acetyltransferase encodes MSAVIVAAKRSPVGSFGGSLASLSAVEIATQVVKDCLNSINLAPELVDELIAGQVLTAGCGQNPARQTALAAGLSQQCASLTINKVCGSGLKAVALAAQAIDNGDAEIIIAGGQESMSNAPHVLPNSRKGQRMGNWNLVDTMVNDGLWDAFNDYHMGITAENLVAAHPTQNLSRTAQDEFAVASHQKAAAAQAAGWFKQEITPISVTPRRGPTVEVSQDDGIKPEANIDSLSRLRPAFDKNGSVTAGNASSLNDGAAFVVVMSEAKAKSLGLTVLAHISAHASAGVAPEIMGTGPVPATRKVLEKANWELAEVDLIEANEAFAVQALCVSQSLALDSNKVNIGGGAIALGHPIGASGCRVLVTLLHHLERTQLKRGIATLCIGGGQGVAMAVERR; translated from the coding sequence ATGTCTGCAGTAATTGTCGCCGCAAAGCGGAGTCCAGTAGGTTCGTTTGGCGGATCGCTCGCTAGCCTAAGTGCCGTAGAAATTGCTACGCAAGTAGTCAAGGACTGCCTAAACAGTATCAACCTAGCACCGGAACTGGTTGACGAACTTATAGCCGGTCAGGTACTTACTGCCGGCTGTGGCCAAAACCCGGCCCGTCAGACTGCGCTTGCCGCGGGTCTTAGTCAGCAGTGCGCTAGCCTAACCATCAATAAGGTCTGCGGTTCTGGACTAAAGGCTGTCGCCCTAGCCGCTCAAGCCATTGACAATGGTGATGCCGAGATAATCATTGCCGGTGGCCAAGAAAGCATGAGTAATGCGCCGCATGTATTACCTAACAGTCGCAAGGGTCAGCGTATGGGCAACTGGAACCTCGTTGACACCATGGTTAACGACGGCCTTTGGGATGCCTTTAATGACTATCATATGGGTATCACAGCGGAGAATCTTGTTGCGGCTCACCCTACTCAAAATTTAAGCCGCACGGCGCAGGACGAATTTGCCGTAGCTTCTCACCAGAAGGCCGCAGCAGCTCAAGCAGCCGGCTGGTTCAAGCAGGAAATCACGCCTATTAGCGTTACTCCTCGTCGGGGTCCAACTGTTGAGGTTAGCCAAGACGATGGCATTAAGCCTGAGGCAAACATTGACTCGCTAAGCCGACTTCGCCCAGCATTCGATAAGAATGGTTCCGTGACTGCCGGTAATGCCTCGTCACTCAACGATGGCGCGGCGTTTGTGGTGGTCATGAGCGAAGCAAAGGCTAAGTCGTTAGGACTTACTGTGTTGGCCCATATTAGCGCGCATGCTAGCGCTGGTGTTGCACCCGAGATTATGGGCACCGGACCAGTACCAGCAACGCGAAAAGTACTCGAGAAGGCAAACTGGGAATTGGCAGAGGTTGACCTGATTGAAGCGAATGAGGCCTTCGCCGTTCAAGCACTGTGCGTTAGTCAATCGCTCGCGCTTGATAGCAACAAGGTGAACATAGGGGGGGGTGCGATTGCACTGGGACATCCCATTGGCGCTTCAGGCTGCCGAGTTTTGGTAACATTACTTCACCACCTAGAACGGACCCAATTAAAACGCGGTATTGCCACGTTATGCATTGGTGGTGGCCAAGGTGTCGCGATGGCGGTTGAACGTCGATAA
- the panB gene encoding 3-methyl-2-oxobutanoate hydroxymethyltransferase — protein sequence MNKVTIQTLQKLKLERQKFAVVAAYDASFSTLLAEAGVDVILVGDSLGMTVQGHNTTVPVTIDDVCYHTHAVKRGNDTSLIIGDLPFMTYSSPQDALLNSTKLMQAGAHMVKLEGGRWLAEAIKALSDCGIPVCAHLGLTPQSVNKLGGYKVQGRDADSAQAMIEDAMALEAAGADLMVLECVPSVLAKRISEQLSIPVIGIGAGSDTDAQVLVIYDMLGISTKSPKFSKNYLQYNPSIPAALADYVDEVKRGAFPSLEHSFE from the coding sequence ATGAATAAAGTAACCATTCAAACCTTACAGAAGCTTAAATTAGAACGACAGAAATTTGCCGTCGTCGCTGCCTACGATGCTTCGTTTTCGACCTTATTAGCTGAAGCTGGCGTGGATGTTATCCTCGTTGGTGATTCACTTGGCATGACTGTCCAAGGTCACAATACAACGGTCCCTGTCACCATCGACGATGTCTGCTATCACACTCACGCCGTGAAGCGCGGAAATGACACGTCCTTAATTATTGGTGACCTTCCCTTCATGACCTATAGCTCACCCCAAGATGCGCTACTGAACAGCACCAAACTCATGCAGGCGGGTGCGCACATGGTGAAACTAGAAGGCGGCCGCTGGTTAGCAGAGGCCATCAAAGCGTTATCTGACTGTGGAATCCCCGTCTGCGCTCACTTAGGGCTAACACCTCAATCTGTGAATAAGTTAGGTGGCTACAAAGTCCAGGGACGCGACGCAGACTCTGCCCAGGCAATGATTGAAGATGCCATGGCTCTGGAGGCCGCTGGCGCTGATCTAATGGTGCTAGAGTGTGTTCCAAGCGTGCTCGCTAAGCGCATCAGCGAACAACTTAGTATTCCGGTTATTGGCATCGGTGCGGGTTCCGATACCGACGCCCAAGTATTGGTAATCTACGACATGTTGGGAATTTCTACCAAGTCGCCGAAGTTTTCAAAGAATTACCTGCAATACAACCCGAGTATCCCGGCGGCGCTTGCAGACTATGTCGACGAAGTAAAACGCGGTGCTTTCCCAAGCCTAGAGCACAGCTTCGAATAA